The following are encoded in a window of Spirochaeta cellobiosiphila DSM 17781 genomic DNA:
- a CDS encoding AAA family ATPase — protein sequence MKEQLDKLITNVQSLIYIERRKLEYILAAMIAGGHVMLSDSHGVGKTSLVRALAASIQWKEGKGFNRVQCTVDLLPQDILGYTRIAGDNLQMEFHKGPIFAHFLLCDEINLLTPKTQGSFFQAMEEQQVTVEGVTHELENPFFIMSTMNLKGAHLFPLPAPQLDRFMIQLSMGYPSLEDEKKIIHQHGHTKSWADFAPVMNVDELVSIMGKVDEVPLHEDIVDYIARLLQATRQNSRLDTGASPRSGIKISRMARALAIVRGLDYVSIDLIKELASPVLTHRLIPIDPDTKPELVLEEIMSNLKVDPQYSSVVRK from the coding sequence ATGAAAGAACAGTTAGATAAACTAATCACCAATGTTCAATCCCTTATCTATATTGAACGTAGAAAACTCGAATACATACTAGCAGCCATGATAGCCGGGGGGCATGTGATGCTCTCCGATTCCCATGGGGTAGGTAAGACTTCCCTTGTCCGGGCTTTGGCTGCCTCTATTCAATGGAAAGAAGGAAAAGGTTTTAACCGTGTTCAATGTACGGTTGATTTGCTTCCCCAGGACATTCTGGGTTATACCCGTATCGCCGGGGACAACTTGCAAATGGAATTCCATAAGGGACCTATCTTTGCTCACTTTCTCCTCTGTGATGAGATCAATCTCCTCACACCAAAGACGCAAGGGAGCTTTTTTCAGGCCATGGAAGAGCAGCAGGTCACCGTAGAAGGTGTAACCCATGAGTTGGAAAATCCCTTCTTTATCATGTCCACTATGAACCTTAAGGGAGCACATCTTTTTCCTCTTCCTGCTCCTCAATTAGACCGGTTCATGATTCAGTTGTCCATGGGATATCCCAGTCTGGAAGATGAAAAGAAGATCATTCACCAACATGGTCATACGAAAAGCTGGGCAGACTTTGCCCCTGTTATGAATGTGGATGAGTTAGTATCTATTATGGGAAAGGTAGATGAAGTTCCCCTTCATGAGGATATCGTTGATTACATAGCCCGCTTACTACAAGCTACAAGGCAAAACAGCCGACTTGATACAGGGGCTAGTCCACGAAGCGGGATTAAAATATCCCGGATGGCCAGAGCTTTAGCCATTGTTAGGGGATTGGATTATGTGTCTATTGATCTCATTAAGGAACTGGCCTCTCCCGTTCTGACTCATAGGCTTATTCCTATTGATCCTGATACTAAACCTGAATTGGTACTGGAAGAAATTATGAGTAATCTCAAAGTTGATCCTCAGTACAGTTCTGTTGTCCGTAAGTAA
- a CDS encoding MFS transporter — translation MKRTMVLISGILMQIILGSVYAWSVVGKALRADYHLLSWQTELIYGIAIGVFACGTIITGRLLRVWGPKVLAIISAILFGLSFLLASFSQGHFIVLLLSLGILLGVGIAFGYVIPLSTAVAWFPHHKGLVTGLAVMGFGGGAIGASKFFNTLMAHNLNILQALLYFGILGAVILVIGSIFQAFPPSEAKDIEKTSFELSLPKGRLFWYLAISMFLASLGGLIVIGKVTSLADYYGYTAIATVALTLVTLGNATGRLLWGYLFDHLGAKSLLISTLLMTLGFLCLLASPISPVLFLIGVALTGLQFGATLVLFAAYSSRYFGIKAMAEVYPFIFAHYGIAAIIGPALGGLVYDILGSYTALMAGLTIIPVIGLVIYLGGIRKEIAKA, via the coding sequence ATGAAACGAACGATGGTACTTATATCAGGTATCCTTATGCAGATAATTTTAGGATCAGTCTATGCCTGGTCTGTAGTGGGAAAAGCTTTAAGAGCTGATTATCATCTCTTATCCTGGCAGACTGAATTGATATACGGCATAGCCATTGGGGTTTTTGCCTGTGGAACGATCATTACAGGACGGCTTTTACGCGTTTGGGGTCCTAAAGTATTAGCTATAATTAGCGCAATTCTTTTTGGACTTTCCTTTTTATTAGCTTCCTTTAGTCAGGGGCATTTTATTGTGCTCCTATTATCTTTAGGTATTTTATTAGGAGTAGGGATTGCCTTCGGATATGTAATCCCCCTTTCTACAGCGGTGGCATGGTTTCCCCATCACAAGGGATTAGTCACCGGTCTAGCTGTCATGGGATTTGGTGGAGGTGCTATTGGGGCTAGTAAGTTCTTCAATACTCTTATGGCTCATAACCTGAACATACTCCAGGCCTTATTATACTTTGGTATTCTGGGAGCGGTTATCCTGGTGATTGGTTCTATCTTCCAAGCTTTTCCACCTAGTGAAGCAAAAGATATAGAAAAGACAAGCTTCGAATTATCTCTTCCTAAAGGTCGCTTATTCTGGTACCTGGCCATATCAATGTTCTTAGCCTCCCTAGGGGGTCTTATCGTTATTGGCAAAGTCACTAGTTTAGCGGACTATTATGGCTATACAGCTATCGCCACTGTGGCTCTGACTTTAGTGACCCTAGGTAATGCCACAGGAAGACTATTATGGGGTTATCTCTTTGATCATTTAGGAGCCAAATCATTATTAATATCTACTTTATTAATGACCTTGGGCTTCCTTTGTTTATTAGCCAGTCCTATAAGTCCCGTTCTCTTCTTAATCGGAGTGGCCTTAACAGGTTTGCAATTTGGGGCAACCTTAGTTCTTTTCGCCGCCTATAGCAGCCGTTACTTTGGTATCAAAGCCATGGCTGAAGTCTATCCTTTTATCTTCGCCCACTACGGAATAGCCGCTATTATCGGTCCTGCCCTGGGAGGATTAGTCTATGACATACTAGGATCTTATACAGCATTGATGGCCGGATTGACCATAATTCCTGTCATTGGTCTGGTTATCTACCTGGGAGGAATCCGCAAGGAGATAGCCAAGGCCTAG
- a CDS encoding helix-turn-helix transcriptional regulator, whose protein sequence is MSNDNKSKWTFFTNHSHVLFYLYTNPPAPLRAVADSIGITERAVQSIITDLEDGGVITRYKEGRQNRYRINPDVSLRHPLEAHHNIGEMLEIMKNGQQRRH, encoded by the coding sequence ATGAGTAATGATAACAAGTCCAAATGGACCTTTTTTACCAACCACAGTCATGTACTGTTTTACCTTTATACCAATCCGCCAGCCCCTTTACGGGCGGTAGCTGACTCGATTGGTATTACCGAACGGGCTGTTCAAAGCATCATCACCGATCTGGAAGATGGTGGTGTTATAACCCGTTACAAGGAGGGACGGCAAAATAGATACCGTATCAATCCGGATGTGTCTTTACGTCATCCCCTGGAGGCACATCACAACATTGGGGAAATGCTGGAAATCATGAAAAACGGACAACAAAGGAGACATTAA
- a CDS encoding DUF58 domain-containing protein, with protein MKKFPVTPLGVITMIISAFLLGYSQYIQIPMGSFLGVIGFILPLVFVVGGLIHRSQFEETSFRLEHPSRVKAGQDIPIKGHYAVYPPLFFRLRVALSYEVRNGDDLISRGRDSWIIGRGDTAHNISSSVSGRLHIRIRYYWVDMLGFTSSLLEPKGDSEVSILCQSMDNKVFNIDHLSDSSQTQQTRKRDELEKIYTRAYVPGDLVRDINWKAYQKFQQLITRIPPESLGESTKLTIYYRPPLKDWGALSMVHLQWSKNFLMNFIREQRRKDPHVAMDIYLGHQFLEISSEDEIDDLEKAVAQISFTKSEHQLPQPGTSGVSLIFTSALDGALSAMLRRTGTDHVYLYRTVHSTSQIPKMDNQGLSLIRQWKGQVYFNQQSLIDGIPKRELDISSL; from the coding sequence ATGAAAAAATTTCCAGTGACTCCTCTGGGAGTCATTACCATGATTATATCCGCTTTTCTCTTGGGCTATTCCCAATATATACAGATTCCTATGGGATCCTTTCTGGGTGTTATAGGCTTTATTCTGCCACTTGTCTTTGTTGTAGGTGGGCTGATTCATCGTTCTCAGTTTGAAGAGACCTCCTTTCGTCTGGAACATCCCAGCCGTGTTAAGGCTGGTCAGGATATTCCTATTAAAGGACATTATGCCGTTTATCCTCCTTTATTCTTCCGACTCAGGGTCGCCTTGAGTTATGAAGTAAGGAATGGAGATGACCTTATCTCAAGAGGTCGTGATTCCTGGATTATTGGAAGGGGGGATACGGCTCACAACATTAGTTCTAGTGTCTCAGGTCGTTTACACATTCGTATACGCTATTACTGGGTGGATATGTTGGGCTTTACCTCGTCCTTATTGGAGCCAAAGGGGGATTCTGAAGTCTCGATTTTGTGCCAGAGTATGGATAATAAAGTATTCAATATTGACCATTTGTCTGACAGTTCGCAAACTCAGCAGACCCGCAAAAGGGATGAATTGGAAAAGATCTATACCAGAGCGTATGTTCCGGGAGACTTAGTTCGTGACATTAACTGGAAAGCTTATCAAAAGTTTCAACAGCTTATCACAAGAATTCCACCGGAATCTCTGGGGGAAAGCACTAAGCTGACGATCTATTATCGTCCCCCTCTAAAGGATTGGGGGGCCTTGAGTATGGTTCATCTTCAATGGAGTAAGAACTTCCTTATGAATTTCATCAGGGAACAAAGACGGAAAGATCCCCATGTTGCTATGGATATTTATCTGGGACATCAATTTCTGGAAATCTCATCAGAGGATGAAATCGATGATCTGGAAAAGGCGGTGGCTCAGATAAGTTTTACCAAAAGTGAACATCAACTACCTCAACCGGGTACTTCTGGTGTATCTCTTATCTTCACAAGTGCATTGGATGGGGCCCTTAGTGCTATGCTCAGACGAACAGGTACGGATCATGTCTACTTATATAGGACTGTTCATAGTACATCCCAGATACCGAAGATGGACAATCAAGGTCTGTCATTGATCAGACAGTGGAAGGGACAGGTTTATTTTAATCAGCAATCCCTTATTGATGGTATTCCTAAACGGGAGTTAGATATTAGTAGCTTATGA
- a CDS encoding phosphoribosylaminoimidazolecarboxamide formyltransferase, with amino-acid sequence MQLKYGMNPNQSYGEVIDPNKALSLLNGTPSYINLLDALNSWQLVKEIRKAFDCPAAASFKHVTPSGVALAGELSEQEKKAYLVTKEVSPLGSAYLRARGSDRLASFGDFIALSHKVDKATATLIKAEVSDGIIAPEYDEEALAILKEKKKGKYVVFQMDYNYEPPKVESRDIYGITLKQDRNDMVITEKHLEEIPTKTNKLNDDIKRDLLLGMITLKYTQSNSLCAVNKGQVIGIGSGQQSRILCSGLALSKANVWYQKQNLDYSFLEKLGKVSRTEKDQLIEQEREKTFADKKLLKDLEGTCLISDGFFPQTDNIELAHSYGVQYIASPMGSIRDQDILDTCDKYGITFVNPKIRLFHH; translated from the coding sequence ATGCAATTGAAATACGGTATGAACCCTAACCAGAGTTATGGTGAAGTCATAGACCCTAATAAGGCATTAAGCTTATTAAACGGAACCCCCAGTTACATCAACCTTCTTGATGCTTTAAACTCCTGGCAGCTTGTGAAAGAGATACGTAAGGCCTTTGACTGTCCTGCAGCGGCCTCTTTCAAACATGTCACCCCTTCCGGTGTGGCCTTGGCCGGCGAATTATCGGAACAAGAAAAAAAAGCTTACCTTGTCACAAAGGAAGTAAGCCCTTTAGGCTCTGCTTACCTTCGGGCCAGAGGGTCTGACCGTTTGGCTTCTTTCGGTGATTTTATCGCCCTCAGTCATAAGGTAGATAAGGCAACAGCTACCCTCATTAAAGCGGAAGTATCTGACGGGATTATTGCTCCTGAATATGATGAAGAAGCCCTGGCCATTCTGAAGGAAAAGAAAAAAGGTAAGTATGTTGTATTCCAGATGGATTATAACTACGAACCACCTAAAGTGGAATCACGGGATATTTATGGGATCACTCTTAAACAGGACCGCAATGATATGGTCATTACTGAGAAACACTTGGAAGAGATTCCCACAAAAACCAATAAACTTAATGATGATATTAAAAGAGATCTTCTTCTGGGTATGATTACACTAAAATACACCCAGTCCAATTCCCTTTGTGCAGTTAATAAGGGACAGGTCATTGGTATTGGGTCAGGACAACAGTCCCGTATTCTGTGCTCCGGTCTAGCCCTGTCAAAGGCTAATGTCTGGTACCAGAAGCAAAACCTGGATTATTCCTTTTTAGAAAAGCTAGGAAAAGTTAGCCGAACGGAAAAAGATCAGCTCATTGAACAAGAAAGGGAGAAAACCTTCGCAGACAAAAAGCTACTCAAAGACCTGGAAGGGACTTGTCTAATATCAGATGGTTTTTTCCCACAAACAGACAATATAGAGTTAGCCCATAGTTATGGTGTTCAATACATAGCCTCCCCAATGGGATCCATTAGGGATCAGGACATTTTAGATACTTGCGACAAATACGGTATCACCTTTGTGAATCCTAAAATCCGTTTATTCCATCACTAA